One window of the Rosa rugosa chromosome 3, drRosRugo1.1, whole genome shotgun sequence genome contains the following:
- the LOC133741481 gene encoding endoglucanase 16-like: protein MHVGKPSAIIVVWLALFQGLLLCVNADLNYKDALTKSIIFLEAQRSGKLPPNHRPKWRGDSALDDGKLENVDLSGGYYDAGDNVKYGLPMAFTITTLSWAAIQYNSELKATGELQNVMDGIKWGTDYFFKAISEHKLYVQVGDPNLDHQCWVRPEEMRTPRTVYRIDENTPGSEIAGETSAAMAAASIAFRSIDQDYAGRLLNKAELLFQMAKTHKGTYDGECPFYCSFSGYNDELLWAATWLYMATKRPEYLTYIHEEAIPATVAEFSWDLKYAGAQVLVSKLFFEGEKELENYKNQADSYICSNLPESPYKQVHATPAGMVHLRDGANSQYVTGTAMVFSVYSDILAEHNQKVICSDKQFDSTHLMAFAKKQIDLLLGNNPNGRSYMVGFGSNPPTQAHHRGASIPVGVDTSQVSCPMSFVYWYNKDTPNPNELTGAILGGPDKDDKFNDKRCESAMTEPCTYVNSLAVGVLAKLATKSIA, encoded by the exons ATGCATGTAGGTAAACCCTCGGCGATCATTGTTGTGTGGCTCGCACTCTTTCAAGGACTCCTCCTCTGTGTAAATGCTGATTTGAATTACAAGGATGCGCTAACCAAGTCCATCATCTTCCTTGAGGCACAAAGGTCAGGGAAGCTCCCTCCTAATCACAGACCAAAATGGAGAGGAGACTCCGCCCTCGACGATGGAAAACTAGAAAAT GTGGACCTTTCTGGGGGATATTATGATGCCGGCGACAATGTCAAGTACGGACTTCCGATGGCTTTTACAATCACAACCCTGTCGTGGGCCGCCATCCAATACAATTCGGAGCTAAAGGCTACGGGAGAATTGCAAAATGTCATGGACGGCATTAAATGGGGAACCGATTACTTTTTCAAAGCTATTTCCGAACACAAGTTGTACGTTCAAGTAGGAGACCCCAATCTAGACCATCAATGTTGGGTTCGACCAGAAGAGATGAGGACACCAAGAACTGTGTATAGGATCGATGAGAACACTCCCGGATCAGAAATTGCAGGTGAAACCTCAGCTGCAATGGCTGCTGCTTCCATCGCGTTCAGATCCATTGATCAGGATTATGCTGGTCGTCTCCTCAACAAAGCCGAGCTG CTCTTCCAAATGGCCAAAACTCATAAAGGAACTTACGATGGAGAGTGCCCTTTCTACTGCTCCTTCTCCGGCTACAAT GACGAGCTATTGTGGGCAGCGACATGGTTGTATATGGCCACCAAAAGACCAGAGTACTTAACTTACATACACGAAGAGGCCATTCCCGCTACCGTGGCTGAGTTTAGCTGGGATCTTAAGTATGCTGGAGCTCAAGTCCTTGTCTCCaag CTGTTCTTTGAGGGCGAAAAGGAACTAGAAAACTACAAGAACCAAGCAGACAGCTACATTTGCTCGAACCTCCCCGAGAGTCCATACAAGCAAGTCCACGCCACTCCGGCCGGTATGGTCCACCTCAGAGACGGGGCCAACTCTCAATATGTCACCGGGACCGCCATGGTGTTCAGCGTCTACAGCGACATTCTAGCCGAACACAACCAAAAGGTCATATGTTCCGATAAACAGTTCGATAGCACCCACCTTATGGCCTTCGCTAAGAAACAAATCGACCTATTGCTAGGCAACAACCCTAACGGCAGATCCTACATGGTTGGCTTCGGCAGCAACCCCCCGACACAGGCGCACCACCGGGGCGCGTCGATTCCCGTGGGAGTTGATACCAGCCAGGTCAGCTGCCCCATGAGCTTCGTGTACTGGTACAACAAGGATACACCAAACCCTAACGAGCTGACCGGTGCCATCTTGGGAGGGCCTGACAAGGACGATAAGTTCAACGACAAGCGGTGTGAGTCTGCGATGACTGAGCCATGCACCTACGTCAATTCACTAGCGGTTGGGGTCTTGGCAAAGCTCGCAACCAAGTCCATTGCGTGA
- the LOC133739713 gene encoding fatty-acid-binding protein 2, giving the protein MKNNWFWFGDFDDGSSYNFPLEPLILHSFGGHVFSHITSFMDNSLHHCRYFHVPGSLALEGAFNHISKFAGALLVMFSSGTSTNATRVIAGNLDGCEPGTSSSSAQVKHITSGRQKFKGFHFSFGPKGECNNPMDFGKISAFVMQFLQREAERRYSYSLLSLATALVPPFGNLSSNMLAVSSANTDVMDQRPCEVGRQGCAGLPFPNLDWRIHAVEPRTGIEFPMVLDNILRAGNNSSLSSEVLVGTGSRTMTIIRIKSLKLYAFGFYIHPYSVCKKLGPKYASVSADELNKRHDFYQDLLREDIDMTVRLVVSCNGMKINTVRDAFEKSLRARLVKTNPETDYRCITTFGSNFTQDIPLPAGTTIDFQRTADGKLITKIGDNQIGAVQSKELCRAFFDMYLGDGPVSEQTKEEIGRNVASIIRRC; this is encoded by the exons ATGAAGAATAATTGGTTTTGGTTTGGGGATTTTGATGACGGGTCTTCGTACAACTTTCCGCTGGAGCCGCTGATTTTGCATAGTTTTGGGGGTCATGTGTTTTCTCATATTACTTCATTTATGGACAATTCATTGCACCATTGTAGATACTTCCATGTGCCTGGAAGCTTAGCTCTTGAAGGTGCGTTTAATCATATTTCAAAGTTTGCTGGTGCTTTACTAGTGATGTTCTCTTCTGGGACCAGTACAAATGCTACTAGGGTAATAGCAGGTAACTTGGATGGTTGTGAACCTGGAACCTCCAGTTCTTCTGCACAAGTAAAACACATTACTTCAGGTAGACAAAAATtcaaaggatttcacttcaGTTTTGGGCCAAAAGGAGAATGTAATAACCCCATGGATTTTGGTAAGATATCGGCTTTTGTAATGCAATTCCTACAAAGAGAAGCTGAAAGGCGATATTCATATTCCTTGCTCTCGTTAGCTACTGCTCTTGTACCACCTTTTGGCAACTT ATCTTCAAACATGTTAGCTGTTTCATCGGCAAACACTGACGTTATGGATCAAAGGCCTTGTGAGGTTGGACGCCAAGGATGTGCTGGTCTACCTTTTCCCAATTTGGACTGGAGAATACATGCAGTGGAGCCTAGAACTGGCATTGAGTTCCCTATGGTTTTGGACAATATTTTAAGAGCAGGGAACAATTCCAGTTTAAGTTCAGAG GTCCTTGTGGGGACTGGATCCAGAACAATGACAATAATTAGAATAAAATCTCTGAAGCTCTATGCGTTTGGCTTTT ataTTCATCCTTACTCTGTTTGCAAGAAATTGGGTCCAAAATATGCTTCTGTTTCGGCTGATGAACTAAACAAACGCCATGATTTTTATCAGGACCTTCTCAG GGAAGATATTGATATGACAGTTAGGCTTGTGGTTAGTTGCAATGGCATGAAAATCAATACTGTGAGAGA TGCCTTTGAGAAATCCCTTCGAGCCCGATTAGTGAAG ACAAACCCAGAGACTGACTATCGTTGCATAACAACATTTGGTTCAAACTTCACACAAGATATTCCATTGCCAGCG GGAACAACAATTGATTTTCAACGAACAGCTGATGGAAAATTGATTACTAAAA TTGGAGATAATCAGATTGGAGCAGTCCAAAGCAAGGAACTGTGCA GGGCTTTCTTTGACATGTACCTGGGAGATGGTCCTGTGTCGGagcaaacaaaagaagagaTTGGCAGAAATGTTGCTAGTATCATTAGGCGTTGCTGA